One stretch of Miscanthus floridulus cultivar M001 chromosome 18, ASM1932011v1, whole genome shotgun sequence DNA includes these proteins:
- the LOC136521181 gene encoding wall-associated receptor kinase 2-like isoform X1: MESKLCEGKRLLLLLMGAILILPHSTTVHGASAGNFSLALPNCPEKCGNMSIPYPFGIGKDSLGKDCFLKKDFEVICNTSQQAPTIYIYTGGESVPYSKVLNFSLLDGETRIQNRIHWSCKYQNSSNITKNEYPALSLKLGNSLKVSYTKNKFTAIGCATIANIVGSTDEIIDLNNLHYTSACSSFCDSDLRISRGPNCDGLGCCQTSLPPRLSAFYFGFFYYDDLLNNPFAQGFSPCSYAFVVEVSEFKFDRSYAEYSNFQKQDGVPLVLDWSVGSETCEEAKKNSSSFACRALNSVCINATNGSGYRCICSQGYQGNPYLDEGCQDINECDDPSIYPCINGNCINTIGSYNCSCPGGTESQDPKNIACTPVSDTNKQPQVKVVIGVSVSFVFLIVCISSLLIMCQKRKLAKEKETFFRQNGGPILYQNILNKRIDTVRIFTIEDLKKATSNFDRSRELGKGGHGTVYKGILEDNKEVAVKRSKNTNLMQTEEFVQEIIILSQVNHKNVIRLLGCCLEVEVPILVYEFIPNGTLFQLIHENHDRQPVSLEDRLRIAQESAEALEYLHLSINRPIVHGDVKSLNILLDNNCMAKVTDFGASRMLPKDAVQFMTVVQGTLGYLDPEYLQERKLTEKSDVYSFGVVLLELITRKTAIYFEGDEMGKNLATSFLKALKDDRVQSMLDTSIMYAGTEELFQEVAELASQCLSMKGSERPSMTQVADKLKAIRSTWSGILLLKHEETQRLAEQLGTDSVVGELSPSMYWTARHLGLDIETPRVDHAGSTNML; the protein is encoded by the exons ATGGAGTCAAAGTTATGTGAAG GTAAAAGGTTGTTACTACTGCTTATGGGGGCTATCCTAATCCTGCCGCATAGTACTACAGTTCATGGGGCCAGTGCCGGGAACTTCAGCCTAGCTCTGCCCAATTGCCCAGAGAAGTGTGGCAACATGAGCATCCCTTACCCGTTCGGCATTGGGAAAGACAGCCTAGGCAAAGACTGCTTCCTGAAGAAAGATTTTGAAGTCATATGCAATACCAGCCAGCAAGCTCCAACTATCTATATCTATACGGGGGGAGAATCAGTACCGTACTCCAAGGTGTTGAATTTCAGTCTTCTTGATGGTGAGACACGCATTCAGAATAGAATACACTGGAGCTGCAAATACCAGAACAGCAGCAATATCACGAAGAATGAATACCCAGCATTATCACTAAAGCTCGGGAATTCTTTGAAGGTTTCCTACACTAAGAACAAATTTACAGCAATCGGGTGTGcaaccattgcaaacatagtgGGTTCTACGGATGAAATCATTGATTTAAATAACTTGCACTACACCAGCGCTTGTTCATCGTTCTGCGACAGTGATTTGAGAATCAGTAGGGGCCCCAACTGTGATGGCTTGGGTTGTTGTCAGACTTCACTTCCACCACGTCTGTCGGCCTTCTATTTCGGATTTTTTTACTACGATGATTTACTAAATAATCCCTTCGCCCAAGGTTTCAGCCCTTGCAGCTACGCATTCGTCGTCGAGGTCAGCGAATTCAAATTCGACCGTTCCTATGCTGAATATTCAAATTTCCAGAAACAAGACGGTGTCCCTTTGGTCCTTGATTGGAGTGTTGGTTCTGAAACTTGCgaggaagccaagaagaactCATCATCTTTTGCCTGTCGCGCCTTGAACAGTGTATGCATCAACGCGACAAATGGTTCAGGGTACCGCTGCATCTGCtctcaaggttaccaaggcaatcCCTACCTAGACGAAGGGTGCCAAG ACATCAATGAGTGTGATGACCCATCTATATATCCTTGCATTAATGGTAACTGCATCAACACCATTGGGAGCTACAATTGTTCATGCCCAGGAGGAACTGAGAGCCAGGATCCCAAGAATATAGCCTGCACTCCAGTTTCTGACACGAACAAGCAGCCTCAAGTGAAGGTGGTCATAG GTGTTTCTGTCAGCTTCGTATTCCTCATCGTTTGTATCTCTTCTCTGCTGATCATGTGTCAAAAAAGGAAATTAGCGAAAGAAAAGGAGACGTTCTTCAGACAAAATGGTGGTCCTATACTATACCAAAACATCCTCAATAAAAGAATTGACACAGTGAGAATATTCACAATAGAAGATTTGAAAAAGGCGACAAGCAATTTTGACAGAAGCAGAGAACTAGGCAAAGGAGGCCACGGCACTGTGTACAAGGGCATTCTAGAGGACAACAAGGAAGTTGCCGTGAAGCGCTCAAAGAACACGAATCTAATGCAAACCGAAGAATTTGTGCAGGAGATTATTATACTTTCACAGGTCAACCATAAAAACGTGATCAGGCTTCTAGGTTGCTGCTTGGAAGTTGAAGTGCCCATCTTGGTGTATGAATTCATCCCAAATGGAACTCTCTTTCAATTGATCCATGAGAACCACGACAGGCAACCTGTTTCTTTAGAAGACCGTCTTAGGATCGCTCAAGAATCTGCTGAAGCATTGGAGTATCTACATCTTTCCATCAACCGTCCTATTGTTCATGGAGATGTGAAGTCTCTCAACATTCTTTTGGACAACAACTGCATGGCAAAAGTGACGGACTTTGGGGCATCAAGGATGCTTCCTAAGGATGCAGTTCAGTTCATGACAGTGGTGCAAGGAACTCTAGGTTACCTAGATCCTGAGTACTTGCAAGAGCGAAAACTAACAGAGAAAAGCGATGTTTATAGCTTCGGAGTCGTGCTTCTAGAGTTGATCACAAGGAAGACGGCGATATATTTCGAAGGCGACGAGATGGGAAAAAACCTCGCAACATCGTTCCTGAAAGCGCTAAAGGATGACAGAGTGCAAAGTATGTTGGACACTAGCATAATGTATGCTGGAACAGAGGAATTGTTCCAGGAGGTTGCTGAGCTTGCTAGCCAGTGCTTGAGTATGAAAGGGAGCGAGAGGCCTTCCATGACCCAAGTGGCTGACAAGCTGAAGGCTATACGAAGTACCTGGAGTGGTATACTGTTGCTGAAGCATGAAGAAACTCAGCGTCTTGCTGAGCAACTGGGCACGGATTCGGTTGTTGGTGAACTATCCCCTAGCATGTACTGGACGGCAAGACATCTGGGGTTGGATATTGAGACACCACGTGTAGATCATGCTGGTAGTACCAACATGCTATAA
- the LOC136520468 gene encoding putative pentatricopeptide repeat-containing protein At1g77010, mitochondrial yields the protein MAVAVDVPSCIQLLRSCGAAAGRQLHQLLLKSGHVPSSLPPTNAVLLMYVRGSPLHSRDAHRLFDEMPTKNYFSYNSVITALFKSGDHGAALRVFRSMPDRNTFSWNAVITGLAGVGDLDTASELLEEMPVKDAVACHAVLHRFVRCGRVDEAFALLKRIGSQCNPDVIPPWNDPFVLTTVVGACADRMKYEIGRQAHARLVVAKTEIDSVLACALIDMYCKCGDLDSAHHVLDRLKHVDEISLSALVYGYTSYGQLHKALCLFDKVENPSIALWNSLISGCVPAYHGDSAFVLFVRMLRSDMLPNSSIYAIVLNTCGFLGMLKPGQQTHACALKSGAINDLIAASALIDFYSKCSLWADACQAFSELRHQDTIVLNSMITVYSNCGQIDEARRVFDMIPSKSIISWNSMIVGFSQNGHALDAMELFCEMHRLGLQLDNVAISSVLSASGSICSISFGEQIFGLATALGLQSDHIVASSLIDLYCKCGNLANGCRIFDGIDNPDEVLWNSMLIGYASNGYGLEALKLLNLMQSRGLKPSERTFVGVLSACCHSGLVEEGLRWFYRMKEDFGVSPSAEHYACVTDLLVRAGRLEEAVEFIENMPFKADAISWTSIIGGCKGQGHEALLHKVANKLMETGLSPHSSLYVQLSSTLAAHGDWDKSAEIRSMMHDRRISKNAGCSWIDRA from the coding sequence ATGGCCGTCGCCGTCGACGTCCCCTCCTGCATCCAGCTCCTCCGCTCCTGCGGCGCGGCCGCCGGCCGGCAGCTCCACCAGCTCCTCCTCAAATCCGGCCACGTCCCATCCTCCCTCCCACCCACCAACGCCGTCCTCCTCATGTACGTGCGCGGCTCTCCGCTCCACTCCCGCGACGCCCACCGCCTGTTCGACGAAATGCCCACGAAGAACTACTTCTCTTATAACTCCGTCATCACCGCCCTCTTCAAGTCCGGAGACCACGGTGCGGCGCTCCGCGTGTTCCGCTCCATGCCTGACAGGAACACCTTCTCCTGGAATGCGGTGATAACTGGCTTGGCTGGTGTTGGGGATCTTGACACTGCGAGCGAGTTGCTAGAAGAAATGCCCGTGAAGGATGCTGTGGCTTGCCACGCTGTCTTGCATAGGTTTGTCCGCTGTGGCCGAGTCGATGAGGCATTTGCTCTGCTCAAGAGGATAGGTTCGCAGTGCAATCCTGATGTGATCCCGCCATGGAATGACCCCTTCGTGCTTACCACAGTGGTTGGCGCCTGTGCTGATCGGATGAAGTATGAGATTGGGAGGCAAGCTCATGCCCGGTTGGTGGTTGCCAAGACCGAAATCGATTCGGTATTGGCTTGCGCATTGATTGACATGTATTGCAAGTGTGGGGATTTGGATTCCGCTCACCACGTTCTTGATAGGTTGAAACATGTCGATGAAATTTCACTGTCTGCACTTGTCTATGGATACACATCTTATGGACAGTTGCACAAGGCGTTATGCCTTTTCGACAAGGTGGAGAACCCCAGCATTGCTCTATGGAATTCTCTTATCAGTGGCTGTGTCCCTGCCTATCATGGAGACAGTGCTTTTGTTCTTTTTGTAAGGATGTTGCGGTCAGACATGTTGCCTAACTCTTCAATTTATGCCATTGTTCTGAATACATGTGGCTTTTTAGGCATGCTGAAGCCTGGGCAGCAGACGCATGCTTGTGCTTTAAAGAGTGGGGCTATCAATGACTTGATAGCAGCAAGTGCTCTTATTGATTTCTACTCGAAATGCAGCCTCTGGGCAGATGCCTGCCAAGCTTTCAGTGAACTTAGGCATCAGGACACCATTGTGCTCAACTCAATGATCACTGTATACTCAAACTGTGGCCAAATAGATGAGGCTAGAAGAGTTTTTGATATGATCCCTAGCAAGAGTATCATCTCATGGAATTCTATGATTGTTGGGTTCAGCCAAAACGGGCATGCTCTTGATGCAATGGAGCTGTTCTGTGAGATGCATCGGCTTGGTTTGCAGCTTGACAATGTAGCTATATCCAGTGTTCTGAGTGCATCAGGCAGTATCTGCTCTATAAGTTTCGGGGAGCAAATTTTTGGTCTTGCTACTGCACTTGGCCTGCAGTCTGACCATATTGTAGCCTCCTCGCTCATTGACCTGTACTGCAAATGTGGCAACTTGGCCAATGGATGCAGGATCTTCGATGGGATTGATAATCCAGACGAAGTCTTGTGGAACTCAATGCTTATAGGTTATGCTTCTAACGGGTATGGACTTGAGGCACTGAAACTTCTAAATTTAATGCAAAGTAGGGGTCTGAAGCCAAGTGAACGGACATTTGTTGGTGTCCTTTCTGCATGCTGCCATTCTGGGCTTGTGGAAGAGGGACTGAGATGGTTTTATCGGATGAAGGAAGATTTTGGTGTGAGTCCATCAGCTGAGCATTATGCGTGTGTGACTGACCTGTTGGTCCGAGCAGGTCGACTGGAAGAAGCAGTTGAGTTCATAGAGAACATGCCTTTCAAAGCTGATGCAATTAGTTGGACTTCTATTATTGGAGGATGCAAAGGCCAGGGCCATGAGGCTCTGTTGCACAAGGTTGCAAACAAACTGATGGAAACAGGACTGTCACCGCATTCTAGTTTGTATGTGCAGCTGTCGAGCACACTCGCAGCTCATGGGGATTGGGACAAATCAGCAGAGATTAGGAGTATGATGCATGACAGAAGAATCTCAAAGAACGCCGGCTGCAGTTGGATTGACAGGGCATAG
- the LOC136520469 gene encoding mitotic checkpoint protein BUB3.1-like yields the protein MSSAAAPAAVGSGKELANPPADGISNLRFSNHSNNLLVSSWDKTVRLYDADANVLKGEFVHPGAVLDCCFHDDSSGFSAGADHTVRRLVFSSNKEDVLGRHDGPVRCVEYSYAAGQVITGSWDKTVKCWDPRGVSGPERTLVGTYAQPERVYSLSLVGNRLVVATAGRHVNIYDLRNMSQPEQKRDSSLKYQTRCVRCYPNGTGYALSSVEGRVSMEFFDLSESAQSKKYAFKCHRKSEAGRDTVYPVNAIAFHPIYGTFATGGCDGFVNVWDGINKKRLYQYSKYASSIAALSFSKDGHLLAVASSYTYEEGEKSHEPDAIFIRTVNEVEVKPKPKALAAPQ from the exons ATGAGCTCCGCCGCCGCGCCAGCTGCCGTCGGCAGCGGCAAGGAGCTTGCCAACCCGCCCGCCGACGGGATCTCCAACCTCCGCTTCTCCAACCACAGCAACAACCTCCTCGTCTCCTCATGGGACAAG ACGGTGCGGCTCTACGACGCCGACGCCAACGTGCTCAAGGGGGAGTTCGTGCACCCCGGGGCCGTCCTCGACTGCTGCTTCCACGACGACTCCTCGGGGTTTAGCGCCGGAGCCGACCACACCGTTCGGAG GTTGGTATTTAGCTCGAACAAGGAAGATGTTTTGGGGCGGCATGATGGTCCGGTTCGTTGCGTGGAATACTCTTATGCTGCAG GTCAAGTCATCACTGGCAGCTGGGATAAAACTGTAAAatgctgggatccaagaggagtGAGTGGGCCAGAGCGTACCCTTGTTGGGACATATGCTCAACCTGAACGTGTATATTCTCTTTCATTAGTAGGAAATAGGTTGGTTGTTGCAACAGCAGGAAGGCATGTAAATATTTATGATCTGCGCAATATGTCTCAACCTGAGCAAAAAAGAGATTCTTCTTTGAAATACCAAACACGATGCGTTCGATGTTACCCCAACGGAACAG GATATGCTCTAAGTTCTGTTGAAGGCCGAGTTTCCATGGAATTCTTTGATCTATCCGAGTCTGCTCAGTCTAAAAA GTATGCTTTCAAGTGTCACCGGAAATCTGAAGCTGGCAGGGACACCGTATATCCTGTCAATGCAATCGCTTTCCATCCCAT ATATGGAACATTTGCCACTGGAGGGTGTGATGGATTTGTGAATGTGTGGGATGGCATTAACAAGAAAAGACTATATCAG TACTCAAAGTACGCATCAAGCATTGCTGCTCTATCATTCAGTAAGGATGGCCATCTGCTTGCTGTGGCATCCAGCTACACCTACGAAGAGGGAGAAAAATC GCATGAACCCGATGCTATATTTATCAGGACAGTGAATGAAGTCGAGGTGAAGCCGAAGCCCAAGGCATTAGCCGCCCCCCAGTAG
- the LOC136521181 gene encoding wall-associated receptor kinase 2-like isoform X2, translating to MGAILILPHSTTVHGASAGNFSLALPNCPEKCGNMSIPYPFGIGKDSLGKDCFLKKDFEVICNTSQQAPTIYIYTGGESVPYSKVLNFSLLDGETRIQNRIHWSCKYQNSSNITKNEYPALSLKLGNSLKVSYTKNKFTAIGCATIANIVGSTDEIIDLNNLHYTSACSSFCDSDLRISRGPNCDGLGCCQTSLPPRLSAFYFGFFYYDDLLNNPFAQGFSPCSYAFVVEVSEFKFDRSYAEYSNFQKQDGVPLVLDWSVGSETCEEAKKNSSSFACRALNSVCINATNGSGYRCICSQGYQGNPYLDEGCQDINECDDPSIYPCINGNCINTIGSYNCSCPGGTESQDPKNIACTPVSDTNKQPQVKVVIGVSVSFVFLIVCISSLLIMCQKRKLAKEKETFFRQNGGPILYQNILNKRIDTVRIFTIEDLKKATSNFDRSRELGKGGHGTVYKGILEDNKEVAVKRSKNTNLMQTEEFVQEIIILSQVNHKNVIRLLGCCLEVEVPILVYEFIPNGTLFQLIHENHDRQPVSLEDRLRIAQESAEALEYLHLSINRPIVHGDVKSLNILLDNNCMAKVTDFGASRMLPKDAVQFMTVVQGTLGYLDPEYLQERKLTEKSDVYSFGVVLLELITRKTAIYFEGDEMGKNLATSFLKALKDDRVQSMLDTSIMYAGTEELFQEVAELASQCLSMKGSERPSMTQVADKLKAIRSTWSGILLLKHEETQRLAEQLGTDSVVGELSPSMYWTARHLGLDIETPRVDHAGSTNML from the exons ATGGGGGCTATCCTAATCCTGCCGCATAGTACTACAGTTCATGGGGCCAGTGCCGGGAACTTCAGCCTAGCTCTGCCCAATTGCCCAGAGAAGTGTGGCAACATGAGCATCCCTTACCCGTTCGGCATTGGGAAAGACAGCCTAGGCAAAGACTGCTTCCTGAAGAAAGATTTTGAAGTCATATGCAATACCAGCCAGCAAGCTCCAACTATCTATATCTATACGGGGGGAGAATCAGTACCGTACTCCAAGGTGTTGAATTTCAGTCTTCTTGATGGTGAGACACGCATTCAGAATAGAATACACTGGAGCTGCAAATACCAGAACAGCAGCAATATCACGAAGAATGAATACCCAGCATTATCACTAAAGCTCGGGAATTCTTTGAAGGTTTCCTACACTAAGAACAAATTTACAGCAATCGGGTGTGcaaccattgcaaacatagtgGGTTCTACGGATGAAATCATTGATTTAAATAACTTGCACTACACCAGCGCTTGTTCATCGTTCTGCGACAGTGATTTGAGAATCAGTAGGGGCCCCAACTGTGATGGCTTGGGTTGTTGTCAGACTTCACTTCCACCACGTCTGTCGGCCTTCTATTTCGGATTTTTTTACTACGATGATTTACTAAATAATCCCTTCGCCCAAGGTTTCAGCCCTTGCAGCTACGCATTCGTCGTCGAGGTCAGCGAATTCAAATTCGACCGTTCCTATGCTGAATATTCAAATTTCCAGAAACAAGACGGTGTCCCTTTGGTCCTTGATTGGAGTGTTGGTTCTGAAACTTGCgaggaagccaagaagaactCATCATCTTTTGCCTGTCGCGCCTTGAACAGTGTATGCATCAACGCGACAAATGGTTCAGGGTACCGCTGCATCTGCtctcaaggttaccaaggcaatcCCTACCTAGACGAAGGGTGCCAAG ACATCAATGAGTGTGATGACCCATCTATATATCCTTGCATTAATGGTAACTGCATCAACACCATTGGGAGCTACAATTGTTCATGCCCAGGAGGAACTGAGAGCCAGGATCCCAAGAATATAGCCTGCACTCCAGTTTCTGACACGAACAAGCAGCCTCAAGTGAAGGTGGTCATAG GTGTTTCTGTCAGCTTCGTATTCCTCATCGTTTGTATCTCTTCTCTGCTGATCATGTGTCAAAAAAGGAAATTAGCGAAAGAAAAGGAGACGTTCTTCAGACAAAATGGTGGTCCTATACTATACCAAAACATCCTCAATAAAAGAATTGACACAGTGAGAATATTCACAATAGAAGATTTGAAAAAGGCGACAAGCAATTTTGACAGAAGCAGAGAACTAGGCAAAGGAGGCCACGGCACTGTGTACAAGGGCATTCTAGAGGACAACAAGGAAGTTGCCGTGAAGCGCTCAAAGAACACGAATCTAATGCAAACCGAAGAATTTGTGCAGGAGATTATTATACTTTCACAGGTCAACCATAAAAACGTGATCAGGCTTCTAGGTTGCTGCTTGGAAGTTGAAGTGCCCATCTTGGTGTATGAATTCATCCCAAATGGAACTCTCTTTCAATTGATCCATGAGAACCACGACAGGCAACCTGTTTCTTTAGAAGACCGTCTTAGGATCGCTCAAGAATCTGCTGAAGCATTGGAGTATCTACATCTTTCCATCAACCGTCCTATTGTTCATGGAGATGTGAAGTCTCTCAACATTCTTTTGGACAACAACTGCATGGCAAAAGTGACGGACTTTGGGGCATCAAGGATGCTTCCTAAGGATGCAGTTCAGTTCATGACAGTGGTGCAAGGAACTCTAGGTTACCTAGATCCTGAGTACTTGCAAGAGCGAAAACTAACAGAGAAAAGCGATGTTTATAGCTTCGGAGTCGTGCTTCTAGAGTTGATCACAAGGAAGACGGCGATATATTTCGAAGGCGACGAGATGGGAAAAAACCTCGCAACATCGTTCCTGAAAGCGCTAAAGGATGACAGAGTGCAAAGTATGTTGGACACTAGCATAATGTATGCTGGAACAGAGGAATTGTTCCAGGAGGTTGCTGAGCTTGCTAGCCAGTGCTTGAGTATGAAAGGGAGCGAGAGGCCTTCCATGACCCAAGTGGCTGACAAGCTGAAGGCTATACGAAGTACCTGGAGTGGTATACTGTTGCTGAAGCATGAAGAAACTCAGCGTCTTGCTGAGCAACTGGGCACGGATTCGGTTGTTGGTGAACTATCCCCTAGCATGTACTGGACGGCAAGACATCTGGGGTTGGATATTGAGACACCACGTGTAGATCATGCTGGTAGTACCAACATGCTATAA
- the LOC136522469 gene encoding probable receptor-like protein kinase At5g20050 translates to MEGKKAKILAGAAAVVLVALELTLFLCFRLSRPFYLSTAVILSSALAGTVTVLLCHALSPRGRAERMARRPVLDGGEEVSVRVEYSYFRKVAGLPSRFSLEALSAATDGFQYVVGRGSSGTVFKGILDDGTPVAVKRIDGSAHVDKEFRSEVSAIGSVQHVSLVRLLGFCLVRNGPRFLVYEYMENGSLDRWIFPQHGAGGRCLTWVQRYQVAVDVAKALAYLHHDCRAKVVHLDVKPENILLDDRLRGMLSDFGLSTLMGKEQSRVVTTVRGTTGYLAPEWLLGAGVTEKSDVYGYGMVLMELLGGRRNLQAEPGPSGGSSRRWSYFPKLVAERAREGRVVEVLDRRLVSSAVDEDSVRRLAHVALWCAQEKPGARPTMARVVEMLEARGGAASVDPPPPSDMVLVDLLALDPTQTTGPFGLPALPPGPGSAGTAASSAMSMGDSFALSYLSGR, encoded by the coding sequence ATGGAGGGCAAGAAGGCCAAGATCCTCGCCGGCGCGGCGGCCGTCGTGCTTGTGGCACTCGAGCTCACTTTGTTCCTCTGCTTCCGCCTGTCGAGGCCATTCTACCTCTCGACGGCGGTCATCCTGTCGTCCGCGCTGGCGGGCACCGTCACGGTGCTGCTGTGCCACGCGCTGAGCCCCCGTGGACGGGCCGAGCGCATGGCGAGGCGCCCGGTGCTGGACGGCGGCGAGGAGGTGTCGGTGCGCGTGGAGTACAGCTACTTCCGCAAGGTCGCCGGGCTGCCCAGCCGGTTCTCACTGGAGGCGCTGTCGGCGGCGACGGACGGCTTCCAGTACGTGGTGGGGCGGGGCTCGTCAGGGACGGTGTTCAAGGGCATCCTCGACGACGGCACGCCCGTGGCGGTGAAGCGGATCGACGGGTCGGCGCACGTGGACAAGGAGTTCAGGTCGGAGGTGTCGGCCATCGGCAGCGTGCAGCACGTGAGCCTTGTCCGCCTCCTCGGCTTCTGCCTCGTCCGGAACGGCCCGCGCTTCCTCGTGTACGAGTACATGGAGAACGGGTCCCTGGACAGGTGGATCTTCCCGCAGCACGGCGCCGGCGGGCGGTGCCTGACGTGGGTGCAGCGGTACCAGGTGGCCGTGGACGTGGCCAAGGCGCTGGCGTACCTGCACCACGACTGCCGCGCCAAGGTTGTCCACCTGGACGTGAAGCCGGAGAACATCCTCCTCGACGACCGCCTCCGCGGGATGCTGTCGGACTTCGGGCTGTCCACGCTGATGGGGAAGGAGCAGAGCCGGGTGGTGACCACGGTGCGCGGCACCACGGGGTACCTGGCCCCGGAGTGGCTCCTGGGCGCCGGCGTCACGGAGAAGTCGGACGTGTACGGCTACGGGATGGTGCTGATGGAGCTCCTCGGCGGGCGGCGGAACCTGCAGGCCGAGCCTGGCCCCAGCGGTGGGTCCTCCCGCCGGTGGTCCTACTTCCCGAAGCTGGTCGCCGAGAGGGCGCGGGAGGGGCGCGTGGTCGAGGTGCTCGACCGGCGCCTCGTCTCCTCCGCGGTGGACGAGGACAGCGTGAGGCGGCTCGCGCACGTGGCGCTGTGGTGCGCGCAGGAGAAGCCCGGGGCGCGCCCCACCATGGCGCGCGTGGTGGAGATGCTCGAGGCCAGGGGCGGCGCCGCGAGCGTggacccgccgccgccgtcggacaTGGTCCTGGTGGACCTGCTCGCGCTCGACCCCACGCAGACGACCGGACCATTCGGGCTCCCCGCGCTGCCACCGGGACCGGGCTCCGCGGGGACGGCCGCGTCATCGGCGATGAGCATGGGCGATTCGTTCGCGCTCTCCTACCTGTCCGGCCGGTAG
- the LOC136521858 gene encoding putative cytochrome c oxidase subunit 5b-like has translation MWKRAISLLLRHHRSALGPRSPAASAAAAAGLRRTPAPAPLFFSTLDAAGTRTRVEDVMPIATGLEREEIEAELQGKKRFDMDAPVGPFGTKETPAVIQSYYNKRIVGCPGGKGEDEHDVVWFWLEKGKPHECPVCTQYFSLDVIGEGGSPDGHDDDDDHHHHH, from the exons ATGTGGAAGCGCGCCAtctccctcctcctccgccaccaccgctCCGCCCTGGGACCCCGCTCCCCGGCAGCCTCCGCTGCTGCCGCAGCAGGCCTCCGCCgcacgccggcgccggcgcccctcTTCTTCTCCACTCTCG ATGCggcggggacgaggacgagggtGGAGGACGTGATGCCGATCGCCACGGGGCTCGAGCGAGAGGAGATCGAGGCCGAGCTCCAG GGGAAAAAGAGGTTTGACATGGACGCGCCTGTCGGTCCCTTTGGCACCAAG GAAACTCCTGCTGTGATTCAGTCATACTACAACAAAAGGATTGTTGGTTGTCCTGGTGGCAAAGGAG AAGATGAACATGATGTGGTGTGGTTTTGGTTGGAGAAAGGCAAGCCACATGAATGCCCCGTCTGTACTCAATATTTCTCG CTTGATGTGATTGGGGAAGGAGGATCTCCTGATGGacacgatgatgacgatgaccaccaccaccatcattaa
- the LOC136519746 gene encoding uncharacterized protein — translation MSNLSSSHLTSLQVPRRGAAVAAGDGVDPYDIPQPQTATCCTALQRGVASDGLAQPRYAPLRTLATVDDEEAEDGEDDSNSGKDDDGATATTMRSDSNSSSGSGRSNKKMVRKCKSTVDELKVSQLIQGPRLRRSVGMRRDWSFENLGNAA, via the coding sequence ATGAGCAACCTATCGTCGTCGCACCTGACCAGCCTGCAAGTGCCCCGCCGCggggccgccgtcgccgccggtgACGGGGTGGACCCCTACGACATCCCGCAGCCGCAGACGGCCACCTGCTGCACGGCGCTGCAGCGTGGCGTGGCTTCCGACGGCCTCGCGCAGCCGCGGTACGCGCCGCTGCGGACGCTAGCAACCGTCGACGACGAAGAAGCAGAGGATGGCGAGGATGATTCCAATAGCGGcaaggacgacgacggcgccaCCGCGACCACGATGAGGAGCGACAGCAatagcagcagcggcagcggcaggagTAACAAGAAGATGGTGCGCAAGTGCAAGTCGACGGTGGATGAGTTGAAGGTGTCGCAGCTCATCCAGGGCCCGCGGCTCCGGCGCAGCGTCGGCATGCGCCGGGATTGGAGCTTCGAGAACCTCGGCAACGCCGCCTAG